A genomic segment from Triticum dicoccoides isolate Atlit2015 ecotype Zavitan chromosome 1A, WEW_v2.0, whole genome shotgun sequence encodes:
- the LOC119338175 gene encoding uncharacterized protein LOC119338175, with product MLQTRQMERLPPLHLAVVSLLGFFCLIHASRAAISFPPAAPRVQLQKIDAIPSSGGADGQAAVIVGEPDHGGVSGRMEMEMELEDYPGSGANDHHSPWWRQERRN from the exons ATGCTTCAGACGAGACAGATGGAGAGATTGCCTCCACTGCACCTGGCAGTGGTGTCTCTGCTGGGCTTCTTCTGCCTCATCCATGCTTCAAGGGCTGCGATCTCATTCCCACCTG CGGCCCCGAGGGTGCAGCTGCAGAAGATCGACGCAATCCCATCTTCCGGTGGAGCAGATGGCCAG GCCGCCGTCATAGTGGGAGAGCCCGACCACGGCGGTGTCAGCGGgaggatggagatggagatggagctgGAGGACTACCCGGGCTCCGGAGCCAACGACCACCACTCCCCGTGGTGGCGGCAGGAGAGGAGGAACTGA